One window of Dyadobacter sandarakinus genomic DNA carries:
- a CDS encoding RagB/SusD family nutrient uptake outer membrane protein — protein sequence MKPFGLIWSVLMVLVVCSACDRNLDVKPTRELESEYFSDEERMQRGVLGVYAKITDLYGYNANAPSHKLWLLPGDDLMANNPRQIDNFKGLNGSDPDINFIWNRLYQLNSRANTMLEVIDGNMGVYNNKTLADQNKGEMLFLRSWSFYKLWSWWGKAPVVTERIRSLSDIYHGPSQSTEMLDKAIEDLEAAAELLPATWPLSESGRVTKDAANGLLVKCYVTRACFNGKNAQDYQKAITAFTRISATRKLTNHFGENFDYRFENNEESLFEFQASLKTAENPWLDNDFTDAVGTMGAFYKHFENNFTNQGTIVGPTFKMVNAFEVGDPRIAETFVKESSGAFAFNGGYQMVKYINGKRGKYAGIANINSINNTRILRLADVKLLAAEAYLQTNQPAKALEQVNDIRLRARRSTSTGTPAAVPANLTTVSMQHIMDERMRELVGEEGIRWDDLKRWHKAGFINLGTWKKTDFGMGPQYDEMLWGFDVTAHLLMPIPITEMDSNPEMLKSGQNPGY from the coding sequence ATGAAACCCTTTGGATTGATATGGTCTGTGCTGATGGTGCTTGTGGTATGCAGCGCCTGCGACCGGAATTTAGATGTGAAACCTACAAGAGAACTGGAATCGGAGTACTTCTCCGACGAGGAACGTATGCAGCGGGGCGTGCTGGGTGTGTATGCGAAAATTACGGACCTCTACGGGTACAATGCCAATGCGCCCAGCCACAAGCTCTGGCTGCTGCCCGGCGACGACCTGATGGCGAACAATCCCCGGCAGATCGACAATTTCAAAGGTTTGAATGGTTCGGATCCGGATATAAACTTCATCTGGAATCGTCTTTACCAGCTGAACAGTCGCGCCAATACCATGCTGGAAGTCATCGACGGGAATATGGGTGTTTACAACAACAAAACCCTGGCCGATCAGAATAAGGGCGAAATGCTGTTTCTCCGGTCATGGAGTTTTTATAAGCTATGGAGCTGGTGGGGCAAAGCGCCCGTGGTCACAGAGCGGATCCGAAGCTTGTCCGATATTTATCACGGCCCTTCCCAAAGTACTGAGATGCTGGACAAAGCAATTGAAGACCTGGAAGCTGCGGCTGAGTTGCTCCCGGCAACATGGCCGCTCAGCGAATCGGGTCGGGTGACGAAGGATGCGGCCAATGGATTACTCGTCAAATGCTATGTTACCCGGGCGTGTTTTAATGGAAAAAATGCGCAGGACTACCAGAAGGCGATCACGGCTTTCACCCGCATTTCGGCCACGCGCAAACTCACCAATCATTTCGGGGAGAATTTTGATTACCGTTTTGAAAACAATGAGGAGTCTTTGTTCGAATTCCAGGCCAGCCTGAAAACGGCGGAGAACCCGTGGCTGGACAATGATTTTACCGATGCCGTGGGTACGATGGGTGCTTTTTACAAACATTTTGAAAACAACTTTACCAATCAGGGTACAATCGTAGGACCTACTTTTAAAATGGTCAATGCATTCGAGGTGGGCGACCCCAGGATTGCAGAAACCTTTGTAAAAGAATCCAGCGGAGCCTTTGCATTCAATGGAGGCTATCAGATGGTGAAGTACATCAATGGAAAAAGAGGTAAGTATGCAGGGATCGCCAATATCAATTCCATTAATAATACACGGATTCTTCGCCTGGCCGATGTTAAATTACTCGCGGCCGAGGCTTATCTACAAACAAACCAGCCGGCGAAGGCGCTTGAACAGGTGAACGACATCCGGCTGCGGGCAAGAAGGTCGACCTCCACGGGTACTCCGGCCGCGGTTCCGGCGAATCTGACTACCGTGAGCATGCAGCATATCATGGATGAACGCATGCGCGAGCTGGTGGGTGAAGAAGGTATCCGGTGGGACGATCTGAAACGCTGGCACAAGGCAGGATTCATTAATCTGGGAACCTGGAAAAAAACGGATTTCGGCATGGGACCGCAATACGACGAAATGCTTTGGGGGTTTGATGTAACCGCACACTTGCTGATGCCGATCCCGATCACTGAAATGGACAGTAACCCTGAAATGCTGAAAAGCGGTCAGAATCCAGGATACTAG
- a CDS encoding Gfo/Idh/MocA family protein gives MKRRAFIRNTAGATASAIAFPTLIPASALGKNGFVSPSDRINLAFIGAGNQAENDVNGFLPDKRVQVTTICDVNKKSTGYWDGKMGGREYLTELVDNFYTKENGKTYKATKGSVDFREVIDRKDIDAVAVLTPDHWHSIPVLMAAKAGKHMYCQKPLSLTISEGRAMSNAVKKSGVVFQTGSQQRSAPEFLRVCELVRNGRIGKLEKVVCGLPGGTPDFGKTGQLTAPTPVPKDFDYQTWLGPAPEAPYCPARTHVNFRWNLDYSGGMVTDWGAHHLDIAQWGIGTDHTGPVEIRNPKAKWSNDPVWNTAVEFYFEGIYENGVKLIVGSDASVAPRGITFHGSEGQIWVSRGSYKVTPEKIDTTVIGDQETRLYKSENHYRNFIDCVISKKLTAAPAEIGHRSVTVAHLGNIALLLNQNLKWNPEKEEFVENFAANQLRARVMREPWGELYRKYKV, from the coding sequence ATGAAAAGAAGAGCTTTTATCAGAAATACGGCTGGCGCTACTGCCTCCGCAATCGCATTTCCTACTTTAATCCCGGCGTCGGCACTTGGGAAAAACGGGTTTGTCAGTCCGTCGGACCGCATCAACCTGGCCTTCATCGGCGCAGGTAACCAGGCCGAAAACGACGTGAATGGCTTCCTGCCCGACAAGCGTGTGCAGGTGACTACCATTTGTGACGTCAATAAGAAAAGTACCGGGTACTGGGACGGAAAGATGGGCGGCAGAGAGTACCTCACGGAGCTCGTCGATAATTTTTACACCAAGGAAAACGGCAAAACGTACAAAGCGACCAAAGGATCGGTTGATTTCAGGGAAGTGATCGACCGCAAGGATATTGATGCCGTGGCAGTGCTGACGCCCGACCACTGGCATTCGATACCCGTGCTGATGGCTGCCAAGGCCGGTAAACATATGTACTGCCAGAAACCCCTGTCGCTGACCATTTCGGAGGGGCGGGCGATGAGCAATGCAGTGAAGAAATCCGGCGTAGTATTTCAGACAGGCAGCCAGCAAAGATCCGCGCCGGAATTCCTGCGGGTGTGCGAGCTGGTCAGAAACGGCCGGATCGGCAAGCTGGAAAAGGTCGTTTGCGGATTGCCCGGTGGTACGCCGGATTTTGGAAAAACGGGACAATTAACAGCTCCGACTCCGGTGCCCAAAGATTTTGACTACCAAACCTGGCTGGGTCCTGCTCCCGAGGCTCCGTACTGCCCGGCGCGCACGCATGTCAATTTTCGTTGGAACCTGGATTATTCGGGTGGTATGGTGACCGACTGGGGCGCGCACCACCTCGACATTGCGCAGTGGGGGATCGGCACGGACCATACCGGGCCGGTGGAGATCCGGAATCCCAAAGCAAAGTGGTCGAACGATCCGGTCTGGAACACCGCGGTGGAATTCTACTTTGAGGGTATTTATGAAAATGGCGTAAAACTGATCGTCGGCTCGGATGCATCCGTGGCACCGCGCGGCATTACGTTTCATGGTTCGGAGGGACAGATCTGGGTATCGAGAGGCAGCTATAAAGTAACTCCTGAAAAAATCGACACGACCGTTATCGGTGACCAGGAAACGCGTCTGTACAAAAGTGAAAACCACTACCGCAACTTTATAGACTGCGTAATCTCGAAAAAACTGACCGCTGCACCCGCGGAAATCGGCCACCGCTCGGTGACTGTGGCACATCTGGGGAACATTGCTCTGCTGCTTAACCAGAACTTGAAATGGAATCCGGAGAAAGAGGAATTCGTCGAAAACTTTGCAGCCAATCAGCTGCGTGCACGCGTGATGCGCGAGCCCTGGGGAGAGCTTTACAGAAAATATAAGGTGTAA
- a CDS encoding SusC/RagA family TonB-linked outer membrane protein, producing the protein MKVRNVTGKVTDKSGEGLPGVNIIVKGTQQGMSTDAKGAFSIDVADDETTLIFSFVGYISQEVVIGNRSAIDVVLAVDEKSLQEVVVVGYGSRQKKDVTTSISTIASEEITKSVSMSPELAMQGRMTGVHISGNSGSPMTRPKVRIRGVGTWGVADPLYVVDGIPITELGGGIEGQDARVGDVRGPINIMTMIDPNDIESISVLKDASAAAIYGVRAANGVILITTKRGQTEKPVIELNTRYGIQNVVKKWDVMDTQSYTDFYRKSYAANPSFALDPVFDPANPGYLGNTRNTYDWQTPTINRNAVNQDYSVRISGKTQSTNYYASAGYTSAEGTLIAEKLDRYSFNIKLDTRINDWLKTGINYRLAYVDGYDNMQAGLTSAAETPPWQPVYDPNGLPILRGFAPVVKGYNTQGVWSTDKLYGEGTRANTIAQTQFNTQDYNSIRNLGNTFVEITPIEGLSVKGSVSIDWYKHDRFSFNNYTGQYFTYSGSPTDKGGGKSLGSYEERYTTNFNLIKELTINYHRAFGLHNFDLLLNGMDQRYSAKYVTASTESMSTIEKHLFKLGGENQYTMVESELFRWALQGLLGRLSYNFKNKYYVDATMRRDGSNRFAPQNRWGTFPSASVAWRLTSEPFLQNNKWLTDLKFRAGWGKLGNQEVRPLAYLSPVEKRPTYAFGSNPGGNGLGNYGVGAAMFSFPNAELGWEKITTTNIGFDGQLLGNLSFSAEYYHKRTDGILQETKIPPSVGSKENPVDNIASVKNSGFEISANYGGSVGNLGYSIGANLTTVKNRVLSTFRGIPLNSGDMRIEPGYSMNYLYGYQAAGIFQNQGEIDRYTGNTKDITITQTFQPGDRYFTDLNGAPDVARGYEFYTPGADGTVNQYDRTNLGKTIPGYYYGFNVGLNYKGFDLSVFFLGVGDVKKYNYARATMESTATRGNNRSVAVLHAWTPENPNTDIARAVVNDPNGSLRASSYYVESAAYFKLGNAQLGYSFPKTLLAPLKSVSALRLYVSVNNGFILTKWSGLDPENDDNPEPRVFNFGLSAKF; encoded by the coding sequence ATTAAGGTAAGGAATGTAACCGGGAAAGTGACCGACAAAAGCGGGGAGGGTTTGCCGGGTGTGAACATCATTGTCAAGGGCACCCAGCAAGGAATGTCCACAGATGCAAAAGGTGCGTTTTCGATCGACGTCGCGGATGATGAAACTACGCTGATCTTTTCGTTTGTCGGCTATATAAGCCAGGAAGTTGTAATTGGAAACCGGAGTGCCATAGACGTGGTGCTTGCAGTGGATGAAAAGAGCTTGCAGGAAGTGGTCGTGGTAGGTTACGGTAGCCGCCAGAAAAAGGACGTTACTACCTCCATTTCCACGATTGCATCCGAGGAAATTACCAAAAGTGTTTCAATGTCGCCTGAACTCGCCATGCAGGGCCGCATGACGGGCGTGCATATTTCCGGTAACTCGGGCAGCCCCATGACCAGGCCCAAAGTAAGGATCCGGGGCGTGGGTACCTGGGGAGTGGCCGATCCGCTCTATGTAGTCGACGGCATCCCCATTACGGAGCTTGGAGGCGGAATTGAGGGCCAGGATGCGCGCGTCGGCGATGTGCGTGGTCCGATCAACATCATGACCATGATTGATCCCAATGATATTGAATCAATTTCAGTACTGAAAGATGCATCCGCCGCTGCGATCTATGGTGTGCGCGCAGCCAATGGTGTTATCCTTATTACCACCAAACGCGGCCAGACAGAAAAGCCCGTCATCGAGCTCAACACCCGGTACGGGATCCAGAACGTGGTGAAGAAATGGGATGTGATGGATACACAGTCGTACACAGACTTTTACCGAAAATCCTACGCCGCAAACCCCAGCTTTGCGCTCGACCCCGTGTTTGATCCCGCGAATCCCGGTTACCTGGGCAATACCCGGAACACCTACGACTGGCAGACGCCGACCATCAACAGAAATGCGGTCAATCAGGATTACTCCGTCAGGATTTCGGGTAAAACGCAGTCGACCAACTATTATGCGTCCGCCGGGTACACCTCAGCAGAAGGTACCCTCATTGCTGAAAAACTAGACCGTTATTCTTTTAACATCAAGCTCGACACGCGGATCAATGATTGGCTGAAGACGGGTATCAACTACCGGCTGGCCTATGTTGACGGGTATGACAATATGCAGGCCGGCCTGACCAGCGCCGCCGAGACCCCGCCCTGGCAGCCCGTTTATGATCCCAATGGTCTGCCTATTCTGAGAGGTTTTGCGCCGGTGGTGAAAGGTTATAATACGCAGGGAGTCTGGTCTACGGATAAATTATATGGGGAAGGCACCCGCGCCAATACCATCGCGCAAACGCAGTTCAACACCCAGGACTACAATTCGATCCGGAATCTCGGCAATACATTCGTGGAAATCACCCCGATCGAGGGCCTGTCAGTTAAAGGTTCGGTCAGCATCGACTGGTACAAACACGACCGGTTTTCTTTTAACAACTACACAGGTCAGTACTTTACCTACTCCGGCAGTCCGACCGACAAGGGCGGCGGCAAGTCGCTCGGGTCGTACGAAGAGCGGTACACGACCAATTTTAACCTGATCAAAGAACTGACGATCAACTACCACAGAGCATTCGGGTTGCACAATTTTGACCTGCTGCTGAATGGCATGGACCAGCGGTACTCGGCCAAATACGTGACCGCCTCCACCGAATCCATGTCTACCATTGAAAAGCATCTGTTCAAGCTGGGAGGTGAAAACCAGTACACAATGGTGGAATCGGAGCTGTTCCGGTGGGCGCTGCAGGGTTTGCTGGGCAGGCTGAGCTATAATTTCAAGAACAAATATTATGTGGATGCTACCATGCGCAGGGACGGGAGCAACCGGTTTGCACCGCAGAACCGCTGGGGTACCTTCCCGTCAGCCTCCGTGGCCTGGCGCCTGACCTCCGAGCCGTTTCTTCAGAATAACAAATGGCTCACCGACCTGAAATTCCGCGCGGGGTGGGGCAAGCTGGGTAACCAGGAAGTACGTCCACTGGCTTATCTGTCACCGGTGGAAAAAAGACCAACGTACGCATTCGGCTCCAATCCGGGAGGTAACGGACTCGGTAACTATGGGGTAGGCGCGGCCATGTTTTCTTTCCCGAATGCAGAACTCGGATGGGAGAAAATCACCACCACCAACATCGGATTTGACGGACAGCTGCTGGGCAACCTTTCCTTTTCAGCCGAATATTACCACAAGCGGACAGACGGTATTTTGCAGGAAACAAAGATCCCGCCCAGCGTGGGAAGCAAGGAAAACCCGGTTGATAACATTGCTTCGGTCAAAAACTCCGGTTTTGAAATCTCGGCCAATTATGGCGGGTCGGTGGGCAATCTGGGTTATAGTATTGGCGCGAACCTGACTACTGTCAAAAACCGGGTACTCAGTACATTCAGGGGCATTCCTCTGAACAGTGGCGACATGAGGATTGAGCCGGGCTACTCGATGAACTACCTGTATGGTTATCAGGCAGCGGGCATTTTCCAGAACCAGGGTGAAATTGACCGGTATACCGGAAACACCAAAGACATTACCATTACGCAGACCTTTCAGCCCGGCGACCGGTATTTCACAGACCTGAATGGCGCGCCGGATGTTGCCAGGGGCTACGAATTTTACACACCGGGTGCAGACGGGACGGTGAATCAATACGACCGCACCAATCTGGGCAAAACGATCCCGGGCTACTATTACGGCTTCAATGTGGGGTTGAATTACAAGGGATTTGATCTTTCGGTGTTTTTCCTGGGCGTGGGGGATGTGAAAAAGTATAACTATGCGAGAGCGACCATGGAAAGTACCGCAACCCGCGGCAACAACCGGAGCGTGGCCGTACTCCATGCCTGGACGCCGGAAAATCCGAACACGGACATCGCCCGGGCGGTTGTCAACGATCCGAACGGCAGCCTGCGCGCTTCATCGTACTATGTCGAGAGCGCCGCGTATTTCAAGCTCGGCAATGCCCAGCTGGGTTATTCTTTCCCGAAAACATTGCTGGCTCCATTGAAAAGCGTGAGCGCATTGCGGCTGTATGTGAGCGTCAACAATGGTTTTATCCTGACCAAATGGAGCGGGCTGGATCCCGAGAATGACGACAACCCCGAGCCGCGTGTGTTCAACTTCGGCCTGAGTGCAAAATTTTAA
- a CDS encoding 3-keto-disaccharide hydrolase has translation MKIAIIGLFCMGLFCSLESAAQKKAAPHAVSLDNLSEFEPTTSNWKLVKSVSFSPTTDEKSFEPGTGIVLALPVKPDTGHLFTKMQHGDIELEFDFAVASKSNSGVYLQGRYEAQIFDSWGVKKPDFYDCGGIYQRWDEGRTPKKGFEGTPPAQNACKAAGEWQHFRIVFQAPRFDRNGKKTVNAKFLKVELNGVLVHENIEVTGPTRSAAFEDERASGPLMFQGDHGPVALRNIRYTLLKEM, from the coding sequence ATGAAGATTGCTATCATTGGTCTGTTTTGCATGGGACTTTTCTGCTCGCTGGAAAGTGCGGCGCAGAAAAAGGCGGCGCCGCATGCAGTTTCCCTGGATAACCTGAGCGAATTCGAGCCCACCACCAGCAACTGGAAACTGGTCAAAAGTGTGAGTTTCAGTCCCACTACCGACGAGAAAAGCTTTGAGCCGGGTACGGGGATCGTTCTCGCGCTGCCTGTCAAGCCCGATACCGGACATTTATTTACCAAAATGCAGCATGGCGACATTGAGCTGGAATTTGACTTCGCCGTAGCCAGCAAGTCCAACTCGGGTGTGTACCTGCAGGGCCGCTACGAGGCGCAGATTTTCGATAGCTGGGGAGTCAAAAAGCCTGATTTTTATGATTGCGGGGGAATTTACCAGCGCTGGGATGAAGGCAGGACTCCCAAAAAAGGATTTGAAGGCACGCCGCCTGCTCAAAATGCCTGCAAAGCGGCAGGGGAGTGGCAGCATTTCAGGATCGTGTTCCAGGCTCCCCGCTTTGACCGCAATGGCAAAAAAACCGTTAATGCTAAATTCCTCAAGGTGGAGCTCAACGGTGTGCTGGTTCACGAAAATATCGAAGTAACCGGACCCACGCGCTCCGCCGCATTTGAAGACGAGCGTGCCTCGGGTCCCCTGATGTTTCAGGGTGATCACGGGCCTGTGGCGCTCCGGAATATCAGGTATACTTTGTTGAAAGAAATGTAA
- a CDS encoding CBM96 family carbohydrate-binding protein: MRQSLLRLQFLMLCLGLSASLLAQPAIQWDKTIGGNNEDRLNSVQQTLDGGYILGGTSYSGVSGEKSDSARGNGDYWIVKLAADGTKQWDRTLGGTGHETFSTIRQAKDGSYFVAGSSSSGVSGDKTDAVHGEYDDLWVLNLAADGTINWQKTIGTANNEFLNDMEVAPDGGLAIAGSSSPISSTGSGNNHGWFVKLSASGELQWSRDYYTNFNTMRLASITLVPGGGYLLGADTSGGEARGGAYYVIRVSADGTTLWTKEIRGASSESSRNSALRSVIDTPDGGFLIGGVSDNPAIGDKSEDSFYDDFWIVKLSATGVIEWENTIQANDFEKLAGMQSTNDGGYLIFGDTQSLVDLDKTDANSGVQNWWLVKLSANGTLLWDKVIGGIYSNYSLDEARDIIATSDGGFLLAGYSGSPAAADKTEPSRGGNDYWIVKLAPENPPLPQTTIRINAGGPDFTTATKKLFIADKYYAGIDRTSSIASGDILNTTNDVLYRSGRCSPAFSYNIPVQNGQVNVTLHFAETYFGAPGKKGGAGSRQFHVNMEGSRKLTNYDIFAQAGGALRAVQLTIPVMVTDGVLNIDFLSGAADLPRVSAIEVVATSLTLAPIADTYIQAGQFLNTNFGTNSTFEVKYSSSDVTKRRASYLKFQLPAQTPVISAKLRVYGHNHENTKPIFLHAYGVNMDTWSESGITQSNAPAASTGSLGFATVTDVYAYYEIDVTSYVKAQQQAGETLVSLLLHDPNNRNTRLIFNSKEAGSNPPQLVIQTTNSSARLGEEAVLSAATEKQPSTVFPNPIKEHFTVSLSPEHVGIITFEMINAAGKSRTISAVQNAKTGENTEMNTAGQSFDAGIYLLKIKSDAFTEVVRVLVAE, translated from the coding sequence ATGAGACAATCTCTGCTTCGCTTACAATTTTTAATGCTTTGTCTTGGCTTGTCAGCTAGCCTGCTTGCACAGCCGGCTATTCAATGGGACAAAACCATTGGTGGAAACAATGAAGACCGCCTGAATTCAGTCCAGCAAACCCTTGACGGCGGATACATTCTTGGAGGAACTTCTTATAGCGGCGTTTCAGGTGAAAAGTCGGATTCAGCACGCGGAAATGGAGACTATTGGATTGTTAAGCTAGCTGCCGACGGGACCAAACAGTGGGACCGGACACTGGGTGGAACCGGACACGAAACTTTTTCCACGATCCGCCAAGCGAAAGACGGGAGTTATTTTGTCGCCGGGTCTTCGAGCTCCGGGGTCAGTGGAGACAAGACGGATGCCGTTCATGGCGAATACGATGATCTCTGGGTCTTGAATCTGGCGGCTGATGGAACAATCAACTGGCAGAAAACGATCGGGACGGCAAATAATGAATTTTTGAATGACATGGAGGTTGCTCCCGACGGAGGGCTGGCAATCGCCGGAAGTTCTTCTCCAATCAGCTCTACGGGCTCCGGCAATAACCACGGCTGGTTTGTGAAACTGAGCGCCTCCGGAGAACTGCAATGGAGCAGAGACTACTATACTAATTTTAACACCATGCGCCTGGCATCTATTACGCTTGTCCCCGGTGGTGGCTACCTGCTTGGTGCGGATACGAGCGGTGGAGAAGCAAGGGGCGGCGCATATTATGTAATCAGGGTATCCGCCGATGGCACTACGCTTTGGACCAAAGAGATAAGGGGGGCAAGTAGTGAGAGTTCTCGCAACAGCGCTCTCCGATCTGTTATTGATACACCAGACGGAGGGTTTTTGATTGGCGGAGTTTCAGATAACCCTGCGATCGGAGATAAATCGGAAGATAGTTTTTATGATGATTTTTGGATCGTTAAGCTGTCTGCAACTGGGGTCATCGAATGGGAGAATACTATTCAGGCAAATGATTTCGAAAAACTGGCAGGTATGCAGTCTACAAATGATGGCGGCTATCTCATTTTTGGCGACACGCAGTCCTTGGTAGATCTTGATAAAACGGATGCCAATTCTGGGGTGCAAAATTGGTGGCTTGTAAAGTTATCTGCAAATGGAACGCTGCTTTGGGATAAAGTTATTGGGGGCATTTATTCAAATTATTCATTGGACGAAGCCAGGGATATCATAGCGACGAGTGACGGTGGTTTCCTCCTTGCCGGATATTCAGGTTCTCCGGCGGCAGCTGACAAAACCGAACCCTCCCGCGGCGGAAACGACTACTGGATTGTCAAACTCGCCCCCGAAAACCCGCCTCTCCCACAAACCACCATTCGCATCAATGCCGGCGGACCGGATTTTACGACGGCCACCAAAAAGCTCTTCATCGCCGACAAGTATTACGCCGGCATCGACCGCACCAGCTCCATCGCGTCGGGTGATATTTTGAATACCACCAATGATGTACTATACCGCTCCGGCCGGTGTTCGCCTGCTTTCAGCTACAATATTCCGGTGCAAAACGGACAGGTGAATGTGACTTTGCACTTTGCCGAAACGTACTTCGGAGCGCCGGGCAAAAAGGGAGGCGCGGGCAGCCGCCAGTTCCACGTCAACATGGAAGGAAGCCGCAAGCTGACCAACTACGACATCTTTGCTCAGGCAGGCGGCGCATTGCGTGCCGTGCAGCTGACTATCCCGGTAATGGTCACCGATGGCGTGCTCAATATTGATTTTCTGAGTGGAGCAGCAGATCTACCCAGGGTTTCGGCGATCGAAGTGGTGGCGACGAGCCTGACCCTGGCGCCGATTGCAGACACTTATATACAGGCCGGACAGTTTCTCAACACCAATTTTGGAACAAACTCAACTTTCGAGGTCAAATACTCGTCCAGCGACGTTACAAAAAGAAGGGCGTCTTACCTCAAATTTCAGCTTCCTGCACAAACGCCTGTCATTTCGGCCAAACTGCGCGTGTACGGCCATAACCATGAAAATACAAAACCTATTTTCCTCCACGCTTACGGGGTCAATATGGATACCTGGTCTGAAAGCGGCATTACCCAATCCAATGCCCCTGCCGCATCGACCGGATCGCTTGGCTTTGCAACAGTCACTGATGTTTACGCATACTATGAAATTGATGTGACCAGCTACGTCAAAGCCCAGCAGCAAGCCGGTGAAACTTTGGTCAGCCTGCTTCTGCACGATCCCAATAACCGGAATACCCGGCTTATTTTCAACAGCAAGGAAGCAGGCTCAAACCCGCCGCAGCTGGTGATCCAGACTACGAACAGTAGTGCACGTCTGGGAGAGGAAGCAGTTTTGTCAGCAGCAACAGAAAAGCAGCCTTCCACCGTTTTCCCAAATCCAATCAAAGAGCACTTTACCGTTTCACTTTCGCCGGAACATGTGGGGATCATAACATTTGAAATGATCAACGCAGCTGGTAAAAGCCGCACGATTTCGGCAGTTCAAAATGCTAAAACGGGTGAAAACACAGAAATGAACACGGCAGGACAATCATTCGATGCAGGCATTTATTTGCTGAAAATAAAGTCGGATGCATTTACAGAGGTGGTCAGGGTGCTTGTAGCAGAATAA